Proteins from a single region of Catenulispora acidiphila DSM 44928:
- the galK gene encoding galactokinase gives MSLDTGSVASTVDGARRGFHERFGSEPAGVWAAPGRVNVIGEHTDYNDGFVLPMAIDRACYAAAAPRQDRTLRVYAAQLDETVEISLDALVGPGSAGDSRDAADPAMAPLAEPAVRGWAGYPVGVAWILQQAGFPVGGADVYLTSTVPVGSGLSSSAALECATALALAGVSGFELTTAELARHTQRAENIYAGVPCGPLDQMSSAFGQDGSVLYIDTRSGEVRPQPFDLAAENALLLIIDTRVSHAHGENGYADRRSACERAAEFLGVAALRDVSVAELPESFAKVSVGLGETFARRLRHVVTEDARVEQFVEILNQEPLSLPRLGHRMMQSHASLRDDYEVSAPELDLAVATAVAAGAHGARMTGGGFGGSAIALVDRDLLDDVRAAVVAAFAEHGYTEPQFFPAVASAGAHRIP, from the coding sequence GTGAGCCTCGACACGGGATCGGTGGCGTCGACGGTGGACGGCGCGCGGCGTGGATTCCACGAGCGGTTCGGCAGCGAGCCCGCCGGAGTGTGGGCCGCGCCGGGGCGGGTGAACGTCATCGGCGAACACACCGACTACAACGACGGCTTCGTCCTGCCGATGGCGATCGACCGCGCCTGCTACGCGGCCGCCGCGCCCCGACAGGACCGGACACTGCGGGTGTACGCCGCACAGCTCGACGAGACGGTCGAGATCTCCCTCGACGCCCTCGTCGGCCCGGGGTCGGCCGGCGACAGCCGCGACGCCGCGGACCCCGCCATGGCGCCGCTGGCCGAACCGGCGGTCCGCGGCTGGGCCGGCTACCCGGTCGGCGTCGCGTGGATCCTGCAGCAGGCCGGGTTCCCGGTCGGCGGCGCGGACGTCTACCTGACCAGCACTGTGCCGGTCGGTTCCGGGCTGTCCTCCTCGGCTGCCCTGGAGTGCGCGACAGCGCTCGCGCTCGCGGGTGTCTCAGGGTTCGAGCTCACCACGGCCGAACTCGCGCGGCACACGCAGCGCGCGGAGAACATCTACGCCGGCGTGCCGTGCGGCCCGCTGGACCAGATGTCCTCGGCGTTCGGCCAGGACGGCTCGGTGTTGTACATCGACACCCGCAGCGGCGAGGTGCGGCCGCAGCCCTTCGATCTGGCCGCCGAGAACGCGCTGCTGCTCATCATCGACACCCGGGTGTCGCACGCGCACGGCGAGAACGGCTACGCCGACCGCCGCTCGGCGTGCGAGCGTGCCGCCGAGTTCCTGGGCGTCGCCGCCCTGCGCGACGTCTCGGTGGCCGAGCTTCCTGAATCTTTCGCGAAGGTGTCGGTCGGGCTCGGCGAGACCTTCGCGCGGCGGCTGCGGCACGTCGTCACCGAGGACGCGCGCGTCGAGCAGTTCGTCGAGATCCTGAACCAGGAGCCGCTCTCCCTGCCCCGGCTGGGGCACCGCATGATGCAGTCCCACGCCTCCCTGCGCGACGACTACGAAGTCAGCGCCCCCGAACTCGACCTCGCCGTGGCCACCGCGGTCGCGGCCGGCGCGCACGGCGCGCGGATGACCGGCGGCGGCTTCGGCGGCAGCGCCATCGCGCTGGTCGACCGCGATCTGCTGGACGACGTGCGCGCGGCCGTCGTCGCCGCTTTCGCAGAACACGGATACACCGAGCCCCAGTTCTTCCCCGCCGTCGCTTCGGCGGGCGCGCACCGGATCCCCTGA
- the rodA gene encoding rod shape-determining protein RodA has protein sequence MTLNPAIYKGPAAMPVAESRRRASRLRRFDWTLLAAALALAVYGAVLVWSATRGRTSLTGGDPQFFLKRHLMNLAIGLVLMVLTSLLSYAWIRAVTPVFYVLALLGLAAVLSPLGSTVNGAKSWIELGGGFSIQPAEFAKVAVVLGLAVVLTLAPAKGALSGMSERDDAVTPRRIALAGLAAGTPTSIIMLLPDLGSAMVILVATAGLLVFAGTSGRWLAALGVGSAVAALAATQLHLLAQHQVNRFAAFADPHLDPQGVGYNTAQARLAIGSGGVLGKGLFNGTQTNGRYVPEQQTDFVFTVAGEELGFVGGVVLIALFAVLLLRGIAIARQCEDLFGMLVCAGVVSWFAFETFENIGMTLGIMPVAGIPLPFVSYGGSSMFASFIAVGLVENVRLRSTRPAITVE, from the coding sequence GTGACCCTGAACCCCGCGATCTACAAAGGCCCGGCCGCGATGCCGGTCGCCGAGAGCCGCCGCCGCGCCAGCCGGCTGCGCCGCTTCGACTGGACGCTGCTGGCCGCGGCGCTGGCGCTGGCGGTCTACGGCGCGGTCCTGGTGTGGTCGGCGACCCGCGGACGCACCAGCCTGACCGGCGGCGACCCGCAGTTCTTCCTCAAGCGGCACCTGATGAACCTGGCGATCGGCCTGGTCCTGATGGTGCTGACGTCGCTGCTGTCCTACGCGTGGATCCGCGCGGTCACGCCGGTGTTCTACGTGCTGGCGCTGCTCGGGCTGGCCGCGGTGCTCAGCCCGCTGGGCTCGACGGTCAACGGCGCGAAGTCCTGGATCGAGCTCGGCGGCGGGTTCTCCATCCAGCCCGCCGAGTTCGCCAAGGTCGCGGTGGTCCTGGGCCTGGCGGTGGTGCTGACGCTGGCGCCGGCCAAGGGCGCGCTGTCCGGGATGTCCGAGCGGGACGACGCGGTCACCCCGCGCCGGATCGCGCTGGCGGGCCTGGCCGCCGGCACGCCGACCAGCATCATCATGCTCCTGCCGGACCTGGGCTCGGCGATGGTGATCCTGGTCGCCACCGCCGGCCTGCTGGTCTTCGCCGGGACCAGCGGCCGCTGGCTGGCCGCCCTCGGCGTCGGCTCGGCGGTCGCCGCGCTCGCCGCCACGCAGCTGCACCTGCTGGCCCAGCACCAGGTCAACCGGTTCGCGGCGTTCGCCGACCCGCACCTGGACCCGCAGGGCGTCGGCTACAACACCGCGCAGGCGCGCCTGGCCATCGGCTCCGGCGGCGTGCTGGGCAAGGGACTGTTCAACGGCACGCAGACCAACGGCCGCTACGTCCCCGAGCAGCAGACGGACTTCGTCTTCACGGTCGCCGGGGAGGAGTTGGGCTTCGTCGGCGGTGTGGTCCTCATCGCGCTGTTCGCGGTCCTGCTGCTGCGCGGCATCGCCATCGCCCGGCAGTGCGAGGATCTGTTCGGGATGCTGGTCTGCGCCGGCGTGGTCAGCTGGTTCGCCTTCGAGACCTTCGAGAACATCGGCATGACGCTGGGCATCATGCCGGTCGCGGGCATCCCGCTGCCGTTCGTCTCCTACGGCGGCTCCTCGATGTTCGCCAGCTTCATCGCCGTCGGGCTGGTGGAGAATGTGCGGCTGCGCTCGACCCGGCCGGCGATCACGGTGGAGTGA
- the mreD gene encoding rod shape-determining protein MreD produces the protein MRLTGFLTMICGLTLVLAAQDALLSAVRLPLAAPDLLMAVVAATGFARGPRTGLVVGFLLGLAADVSPPAAHAVGSQAFVLCLAGYLAGRTAGAVQGTVLRPILVVACLAALSPFLYAGLAGAVGTADFHGLPAAAAASALYTGVLAPFVIPVVSFVLTRGDARGLPTQRSHSRLPGVKTLNRRASAGSTQVL, from the coding sequence TTGAGACTCACCGGCTTCCTGACCATGATCTGCGGCCTGACCCTGGTTCTGGCCGCGCAGGACGCGCTGCTGTCCGCGGTGCGCCTGCCGCTGGCCGCCCCGGACCTGCTCATGGCCGTGGTCGCCGCGACCGGTTTCGCCCGCGGCCCGCGCACCGGGCTGGTCGTGGGCTTCCTGCTCGGGCTGGCCGCCGACGTCTCGCCGCCGGCCGCGCACGCGGTCGGCAGCCAGGCGTTCGTGCTCTGTCTCGCCGGGTATCTGGCCGGGCGCACCGCCGGCGCGGTGCAGGGCACTGTGCTGCGGCCGATCCTGGTGGTCGCGTGCCTGGCCGCGCTCTCGCCGTTCCTGTACGCGGGCCTGGCCGGCGCGGTGGGCACCGCCGACTTCCACGGCCTGCCGGCCGCTGCCGCGGCGTCCGCGCTGTACACCGGCGTCCTCGCGCCGTTCGTCATCCCGGTGGTGAGCTTCGTCCTCACCCGCGGCGACGCCCGCGGCCTGCCCACGCAGCGCTCGCACAGCCGCCTGCCGGGCGTCAAGACCTTGAATCGCCGCGCCTCGGCCGGCAGTACGCAGGTGTTGTAG
- the mreC gene encoding rod shape-determining protein MreC, with product MRDDKRTRLLLAVLLAAAFAMITVDARGGPRSPLQPLRSGGEAVLGPVARSVAAAERPVGDFVHGLGHSEQDKKEIARLKTQNAALRVQSETAADVRARAAELDKLLHVATVGGYRTIPARVMSFAPQQQGTWSATIDAGSMDGIKPGMTVLDGEGLVGRTVAVGRDTSTVLLADDPRFIVGVRTPGTGGAGGGQVGLATGGGNGALSVQFFDPQADIPLGTPVLTFGSAGGTPFVPGVPLGTVTSVQPTPGALTRTAIVKPYVAYDGLQTVGVVVEPPRTDPRDALVAH from the coding sequence GTGCGTGACGACAAGCGGACGAGGCTGCTGCTGGCGGTACTGCTGGCGGCGGCCTTCGCCATGATCACCGTGGACGCCCGGGGCGGGCCGCGCTCGCCGCTGCAGCCGCTGCGCTCCGGCGGCGAGGCCGTGCTCGGCCCGGTCGCGCGCTCGGTCGCGGCGGCCGAGCGGCCGGTCGGCGACTTCGTGCACGGACTCGGCCACAGCGAGCAGGACAAGAAGGAGATCGCGCGGCTCAAGACGCAGAACGCGGCGCTGCGCGTGCAGTCCGAGACCGCCGCCGACGTCCGCGCCCGGGCCGCCGAGCTCGACAAGCTGCTGCACGTCGCGACGGTCGGCGGCTACCGGACGATCCCGGCCCGGGTGATGTCCTTCGCCCCGCAGCAGCAGGGCACGTGGTCGGCGACCATCGACGCCGGCTCGATGGACGGGATCAAGCCCGGCATGACCGTGCTCGACGGCGAAGGACTGGTCGGACGCACCGTCGCGGTCGGCCGCGACACCTCGACCGTGCTGCTGGCCGACGACCCGCGCTTCATCGTGGGCGTGCGGACCCCCGGGACCGGCGGCGCCGGCGGCGGGCAGGTCGGGCTGGCCACCGGCGGCGGGAACGGGGCTTTGAGCGTGCAGTTCTTCGACCCCCAGGCCGACATCCCGCTCGGCACGCCGGTGCTGACCTTCGGCTCGGCCGGCGGCACGCCGTTCGTGCCCGGCGTGCCGCTGGGCACCGTGACCTCGGTGCAGCCCACGCCCGGCGCGCTGACCCGGACCGCGATCGTGAAGCCGTACGTGGCCTACGACGGTCTGCAGACCGTCGGCGTCGTGGTCGAGCCGCCGCGCACCGACCCGCGCGACGCGCTGGTGGCGCACTGA
- a CDS encoding helix-turn-helix domain-containing protein has product MGDGTPSDFATQIGARIRRLRLERGVSLSALARDAAVGKATLSGLEDGSRGNPTIETLYAIAGRLGVPIGALLPDPPHPGEKPLETIHGTAVSASLLETFSDADADTELFRLHIRPGHEQLSPAHPPGTVEYLTVFTGTARVGRPDALLTVPPGAHVSWTADVPHTYTAISDDDVYASLLIRTPRPPES; this is encoded by the coding sequence GTGGGAGACGGCACGCCATCGGACTTCGCCACCCAGATCGGCGCACGCATCCGACGCCTGCGCCTGGAACGCGGCGTCAGCCTCTCGGCGCTGGCCCGCGACGCCGCCGTCGGCAAAGCCACCCTCTCCGGTCTGGAAGACGGCTCGCGCGGCAACCCCACGATCGAGACCCTGTACGCGATCGCCGGCCGCCTCGGCGTCCCCATCGGCGCGCTGCTCCCCGATCCCCCGCACCCCGGCGAGAAACCGCTGGAGACGATCCACGGAACCGCGGTGTCGGCCTCGCTCCTGGAGACGTTCTCCGACGCGGACGCCGACACCGAACTCTTCCGGCTCCACATCCGCCCCGGCCATGAGCAGCTCTCCCCCGCGCATCCGCCGGGAACGGTCGAATACCTCACCGTCTTCACCGGGACAGCGCGCGTCGGCCGCCCCGACGCGTTGCTCACCGTCCCGCCCGGCGCGCATGTGTCATGGACGGCCGACGTGCCGCACACCTACACCGCGATCAGCGACGACGACGTCTATGCCAGCCTGCTGATTCGCACTCCCCGGCCGCCCGAAAGCTAG
- a CDS encoding TIGR03960 family B12-binding radical SAM protein, with translation MPVESVFPQLEAVLPGVQKPIQYIGGELNSTVKDWDACDVRWALMYPDAYEVGLPNQGVMILYEVLNEREGVLAERTYAVWPDMEKVMREQKIPQFTVDAHRPVKDFDLFGVSFSTELGYTNMLNALDLAGIPLAAAERTLEHPVVIAGGHAAFNPEPIAEFIDAAVVGDGEGAVLAITDIVRAWKAEGRPGGREELLMRLARTGNVYVPGFYDVDYLPDGRIRRVAPNRHGVPFRVAKHTVMDLDEWPYPKQPLVPLAETVHERMSVEIFRGCTRGCRFCQAGMITRPVRERSITGIGEMVEAGLAATGYEEVGLLSLSSADHTEIAEVAKGLADRYEGTNTSLSLPSTRVDAFNIDLANELSRNGRRSGLTFAPEGGSERMRKVINKMVTEEDLIRTVTAAYGAGWRQVKLYFMCGLPTETDEDVLQIADLARKVIKAGREASGTRDIRCTVSIGGFVPKPHTPFQWAAQLDAEGTDARLVKLRDAIRADKNYGKAIGFRYHDGKPGVIEGLLSRGDRRVGKVIREVWERGGRFDGWSEHFSYQRWADATAAALADTPVDLAWYTVREREYNEVLPWDHIDSGLDRDWLWEDWQDALEAAEGGGNEVEDCRWTPCYDCGVCPQMGTEIQVGPTGVKLLPLTVV, from the coding sequence ATGCCAGTCGAATCCGTGTTCCCGCAGCTCGAAGCGGTCCTGCCGGGTGTGCAGAAGCCGATCCAGTACATCGGCGGCGAGCTGAACTCGACCGTCAAGGACTGGGACGCCTGTGACGTCCGCTGGGCCCTGATGTACCCGGACGCCTATGAGGTCGGGCTGCCCAACCAGGGCGTCATGATCCTGTACGAAGTGCTCAACGAGCGCGAGGGCGTCCTGGCCGAGCGCACCTACGCGGTGTGGCCGGACATGGAGAAGGTGATGCGGGAGCAGAAGATCCCGCAGTTCACCGTCGACGCGCACCGGCCGGTGAAGGACTTCGACCTGTTCGGCGTCTCCTTCTCCACCGAGCTGGGCTACACCAACATGCTCAACGCCCTGGACCTGGCGGGTATCCCGCTGGCCGCCGCCGAGCGGACGCTGGAGCACCCGGTGGTGATCGCCGGCGGGCACGCGGCGTTCAACCCCGAGCCGATCGCCGAGTTCATCGACGCCGCCGTGGTCGGCGACGGCGAGGGCGCGGTGCTGGCGATCACCGACATCGTCCGCGCCTGGAAGGCCGAGGGCCGCCCCGGCGGGCGCGAGGAGCTGCTGATGCGCCTGGCGCGCACCGGCAACGTCTACGTCCCGGGCTTCTACGACGTCGACTACCTGCCCGACGGCCGCATCCGCCGGGTCGCGCCGAACCGGCACGGCGTGCCGTTCCGCGTGGCCAAGCACACGGTCATGGACCTGGACGAGTGGCCCTACCCCAAGCAGCCGCTGGTCCCGCTGGCCGAGACCGTGCACGAGCGCATGTCGGTGGAGATCTTCCGCGGCTGCACCCGCGGCTGCCGCTTCTGCCAGGCCGGGATGATCACCCGGCCGGTCCGCGAGCGCTCCATCACCGGCATCGGCGAGATGGTCGAGGCGGGCCTGGCGGCCACGGGCTACGAGGAAGTCGGCCTGCTCTCGCTGTCCAGCGCCGACCACACCGAGATCGCCGAGGTCGCCAAGGGTCTGGCCGACCGCTACGAGGGCACCAACACCTCGCTGTCGCTGCCCTCGACCCGGGTCGACGCCTTCAACATCGACCTGGCCAACGAGCTCTCGCGCAACGGCCGCCGCAGCGGTCTGACCTTCGCCCCGGAGGGCGGCAGTGAGCGGATGCGCAAGGTCATCAACAAGATGGTGACCGAGGAGGACCTGATCCGCACCGTCACCGCCGCCTACGGCGCCGGCTGGCGGCAGGTGAAGCTGTACTTCATGTGCGGGCTCCCCACCGAGACCGACGAGGACGTCCTGCAGATCGCCGACCTGGCGCGCAAGGTGATCAAGGCCGGCCGCGAGGCCTCCGGGACCCGCGACATCCGCTGCACGGTGTCCATCGGCGGGTTCGTGCCCAAGCCGCATACCCCCTTCCAGTGGGCCGCGCAGCTCGACGCCGAGGGCACCGACGCCCGCCTGGTGAAGCTGCGCGACGCCATCCGCGCCGACAAGAACTACGGCAAGGCCATCGGCTTCCGCTACCACGACGGCAAGCCCGGCGTCATCGAGGGCCTGCTCTCGCGCGGCGACCGGCGGGTCGGCAAGGTGATCCGCGAGGTGTGGGAGCGCGGCGGCCGCTTCGACGGCTGGAGCGAGCACTTCTCCTACCAGCGCTGGGCCGACGCGACCGCGGCGGCGCTCGCCGACACCCCGGTCGACCTGGCCTGGTACACCGTCCGCGAGCGCGAGTACAACGAGGTCCTGCCCTGGGACCACATCGACTCCGGGCTGGACCGGGACTGGCTGTGGGAGGACTGGCAGGACGCGCTGGAGGCGGCCGAGGGCGGCGGCAACGAGGTCGAGGACTGCCGCTGGACGCCGTGTTACGACTGCGGCGTGTGCCCGCAGATGGGGACGGAGATCCAGGTCGGACCGACCGGGGTGAAGCTCCTGCCGCTCACTGTCGTCTGA
- the mrdA gene encoding penicillin-binding protein 2: protein MTSAQSRLADRRRARLMVLRVLVLALLGTLVARLWYLQVRTGQTFRDAAAANDVRTVITPAVRGDILDDLGRPLVDNKSALTLSVDRATLLGTKDHGASTLARLASVLGTTPQAISDQIRPCTAKVPKPCWNGSLLQPVPIARNVSVQQALDVSEQHELYPGVIAGPETVRRFPAPYSLNAAHILGYLSPVTEKELAAATAKGEVMQRSDLIGRAGLEDTYDSYLRGQEGETQVSVDILGHAQSTMATKPPVNGDHLVTSIDARIQAIAERELNNAVNRARSQTSPTNGKPYAADSAATVVLDARTGRVVAMASTPTYDPNVFTGGISQADYSALTGDSAGTPLLSRAFQGQFAPGSTFKAVTTAAMLQDGFGTGTYDCSPAFKIGGQSFTNFEGEAFGPISLKRAIEVSCDTVFYGVAYQMWLRDGGLRPVAHPLEPIATMAHAFGLGAKTGIDLPGEAKGDIQTRAEKQLTWNNMHGIWCKRAKDGYPELLGSDPTRAAYLQALAKENCTDGFKYQPGDAAISAIGQGGDLVTPLQLARVYAAVANGGVLYQPQIGRALISPDGKVVKELAPIVSRKLPVSASTLAFLEDALHGTSTEGTAGPAFAAWPENLIPTYAKTGTAEVYGKQTTSCFVAYAGTESGPRYVVAMMVSQGGTGVGTSGPSVEAILAALFGVDMGHPDPKGTLPTALPAVRPDGLLPALPPATTLPTPPPPSPTPDTKQ, encoded by the coding sequence ATGACTTCCGCTCAGAGCCGGCTCGCCGATCGGCGGCGCGCGCGGCTGATGGTGCTGCGCGTGCTGGTGCTCGCGCTGCTCGGGACGCTGGTCGCCCGGCTGTGGTACCTGCAGGTGCGCACCGGCCAGACGTTCCGCGACGCCGCCGCCGCGAACGACGTCCGCACCGTGATCACCCCGGCGGTGCGCGGCGACATCCTGGACGACCTCGGCCGCCCCCTGGTCGACAACAAGTCGGCGCTGACGCTGTCGGTCGACCGCGCCACCCTGCTGGGCACCAAGGACCACGGCGCCTCGACGCTGGCCCGGCTGGCCTCGGTCCTGGGCACCACGCCGCAGGCCATCTCCGACCAGATCCGCCCCTGCACCGCGAAGGTCCCCAAGCCCTGCTGGAACGGCTCGCTGCTGCAGCCGGTCCCGATCGCGCGCAACGTCTCGGTCCAGCAGGCGCTGGACGTCTCCGAGCAGCACGAGCTCTACCCGGGCGTGATCGCGGGCCCGGAGACCGTCCGCCGCTTCCCCGCGCCCTACAGCCTGAACGCCGCGCACATCCTGGGCTACCTGTCTCCGGTCACCGAAAAGGAACTGGCAGCCGCGACCGCCAAGGGCGAGGTGATGCAGCGCTCGGACCTGATCGGGCGCGCCGGGCTGGAGGACACCTACGACTCCTACCTGCGCGGCCAGGAGGGCGAGACCCAGGTCTCCGTGGACATCCTCGGGCACGCGCAGTCGACCATGGCGACCAAGCCGCCGGTCAACGGCGACCACCTGGTCACCTCGATCGACGCCCGGATCCAGGCGATCGCCGAGCGCGAGCTGAACAACGCGGTGAACCGGGCCCGCTCGCAGACCTCGCCGACCAACGGCAAGCCCTACGCCGCCGATTCGGCGGCCACGGTCGTCCTGGACGCCCGCACCGGCCGTGTGGTGGCGATGGCCAGCACGCCGACCTACGACCCCAACGTCTTCACCGGCGGCATCTCCCAGGCCGACTACTCCGCCCTGACCGGCGACTCGGCCGGGACCCCGCTGCTGTCCCGCGCCTTCCAGGGACAGTTCGCGCCGGGCTCCACGTTCAAGGCCGTGACCACCGCCGCGATGCTCCAGGACGGCTTCGGCACCGGGACCTACGACTGCTCGCCGGCCTTCAAGATCGGCGGGCAGAGCTTCACCAACTTCGAGGGCGAGGCGTTCGGGCCGATCTCGCTCAAGCGCGCCATCGAAGTCTCCTGCGACACGGTCTTCTACGGCGTCGCCTACCAGATGTGGCTGCGCGACGGCGGGCTGCGCCCGGTCGCGCACCCGCTGGAGCCGATCGCCACCATGGCGCACGCCTTCGGGCTCGGCGCCAAGACCGGCATCGACTTGCCGGGCGAGGCCAAGGGCGACATCCAGACCCGCGCGGAGAAGCAGCTCACCTGGAACAACATGCACGGCATCTGGTGCAAGCGCGCCAAGGACGGCTACCCCGAACTGCTCGGCTCGGACCCGACCAGGGCGGCGTACCTGCAGGCGCTCGCCAAGGAGAACTGCACCGACGGCTTCAAATACCAGCCCGGCGACGCCGCGATCTCCGCCATCGGCCAGGGCGGCGACCTGGTGACGCCGCTGCAGCTGGCGCGGGTGTACGCGGCCGTCGCCAACGGCGGCGTCCTGTACCAGCCGCAGATCGGCCGGGCGCTGATCTCCCCGGACGGCAAGGTGGTCAAGGAGCTCGCGCCGATCGTGAGCCGCAAGCTGCCGGTGTCCGCCTCGACGCTGGCGTTCCTGGAGGACGCGCTGCACGGCACCTCCACCGAGGGCACCGCGGGACCGGCGTTCGCCGCCTGGCCGGAGAACCTGATCCCGACCTACGCCAAGACCGGTACCGCTGAGGTCTACGGGAAGCAGACCACGTCGTGCTTCGTCGCCTACGCCGGGACCGAGTCCGGTCCGCGCTACGTCGTGGCGATGATGGTCTCCCAGGGTGGAACCGGTGTCGGGACGTCGGGACCGTCGGTGGAGGCGATCCTGGCCGCGCTGTTCGGCGTCGACATGGGACACCCGGACCCCAAGGGCACGCTGCCGACCGCGCTGCCGGCGGTGCGCCCCGACGGTCTGCTGCCGGCGCTGCCGCCGGCGACCACCCTGCCCACGCCTCCGCCGCCGTCGCCGACGCCTGATACGAAGCAGTGA
- a CDS encoding rod shape-determining protein: MAVIGRDIAVDLGTANTLVYVRGRGIVLNEPSVVAVDTTTGAVLAVGAEAKKMIGRTPGNIVAIRPLKDGVIADFEVAERMLRYFIRKAHKRRWLAQPRVIVCVPSGITGVEKRAVEDAASAAGARSVHLIEEPMAAAIGAGLPVQEATGNMVVDIGGGTTEVAVISYGGIVTALSVRVAGDELDNAIIQYTKKEYSLLLGDRTAEEIKVTVGSAWDSGEETRAEVRGRDLVSGLPKVILLSSGEVRKAIEEPVTAIVDAVRDTLDKCPPELAGDIMDRGIVLTGGGAMLHGLDERIREETGMPVHIAENPLDSVVLGSGRCLEEFEALAPVLGSLNNRRRPGRR; this comes from the coding sequence ATGGCGGTCATCGGTCGGGACATCGCGGTGGACCTCGGGACCGCGAACACCCTGGTGTACGTACGCGGCCGAGGCATCGTGCTCAACGAACCCTCGGTGGTCGCGGTGGACACCACGACCGGCGCGGTGCTCGCGGTCGGCGCCGAGGCCAAGAAGATGATCGGCCGCACGCCCGGCAACATCGTGGCGATCCGGCCGCTCAAGGACGGCGTCATCGCCGACTTCGAAGTCGCCGAGCGGATGCTCCGCTACTTCATCCGCAAGGCGCACAAACGGCGCTGGCTGGCGCAGCCGCGGGTCATCGTCTGCGTCCCGTCCGGCATCACCGGCGTGGAGAAGCGCGCGGTCGAGGACGCGGCCAGCGCCGCCGGCGCGCGCAGCGTGCACCTCATCGAGGAGCCGATGGCCGCCGCGATCGGCGCCGGGCTGCCGGTGCAGGAGGCGACCGGCAACATGGTGGTCGACATCGGCGGCGGCACCACCGAGGTCGCGGTCATCTCCTACGGCGGCATCGTCACGGCGCTGAGCGTGCGGGTGGCCGGCGACGAGCTGGACAACGCGATCATCCAGTACACGAAGAAGGAGTACTCGCTGCTCCTGGGCGACCGCACCGCCGAGGAGATCAAGGTGACGGTCGGCTCGGCCTGGGACTCCGGGGAGGAGACCCGCGCCGAGGTCCGCGGCCGCGACCTGGTCTCCGGGCTCCCGAAGGTGATCCTGCTGTCCTCCGGCGAGGTGCGCAAGGCGATCGAGGAACCGGTGACGGCGATCGTCGACGCGGTGCGCGACACCCTGGACAAGTGCCCGCCGGAGCTGGCCGGCGACATCATGGACCGCGGCATCGTCCTCACCGGCGGCGGCGCCATGCTGCACGGCTTGGACGAGCGGATCCGCGAGGAGACCGGCATGCCGGTGCACATCGCGGAGAACCCGCTGGACTCGGTGGTCCTGGGTTCGGGCCGCTGCCTGGAGGAGTTCGAGGCGCTCGCCCCGGTGCTGGGTTCCTTGAACAACCGCCGCCGTCCCGGGCGGAGGTAG
- the galT gene encoding galactose-1-phosphate uridylyltransferase, which produces MDLDLTRTVTKLSDGRELIYYDETPGQDRSAADERDLPTVSTTSELRRDALTGEITAVAGHRQDRTFLPAADQCPLDPSRPGHLSEIPAADYDVAVFENRFPSLAGSTGRCEVVVFSAEHAASFGALPVSRIRHIVDVWADRTSELASRPGVEYVYCFENRGVEVGVTLHHPHGQIYAFTFIPPRMQKMLDVAAAYHESTGGCVACDALVEEKAEGSRIITAGEYFTAYVPYAGRWPFQVDIVPNRHVPDIPALTSVERDELAVIGKDCVQRLDALFDGPMPYIGSWYQAPVTAGRAESHLRWQLAALRRAPGKLKYLAGTESGAGAFMNDIRPERAAAMLRGEG; this is translated from the coding sequence ATGGACCTCGATCTGACCAGGACCGTCACCAAGCTCTCGGACGGCAGGGAGCTGATCTACTACGACGAGACCCCCGGCCAGGACCGCTCCGCCGCCGACGAGCGCGATCTGCCGACCGTGTCCACCACCAGCGAACTGCGCCGCGACGCGCTCACCGGCGAGATCACGGCGGTGGCCGGCCACCGCCAGGACCGCACCTTCCTGCCCGCCGCCGACCAGTGCCCGCTGGACCCCTCACGGCCCGGCCACCTCAGCGAGATCCCGGCCGCCGACTACGACGTCGCGGTCTTCGAGAACCGTTTCCCCTCCCTGGCCGGCTCGACCGGCCGCTGCGAGGTCGTGGTGTTCAGCGCCGAACACGCCGCCTCCTTCGGCGCGCTGCCGGTCTCGCGCATCCGGCACATCGTCGACGTCTGGGCCGACCGCACCAGCGAGCTCGCCTCGCGTCCCGGTGTGGAGTACGTGTACTGCTTTGAGAACCGCGGCGTCGAGGTCGGCGTCACGCTGCACCATCCGCACGGGCAGATCTACGCGTTCACGTTCATCCCGCCGCGTATGCAGAAGATGCTGGACGTCGCCGCCGCGTACCACGAGAGCACCGGCGGCTGCGTGGCGTGCGACGCGCTGGTGGAGGAGAAGGCGGAGGGGTCGCGGATCATCACCGCCGGGGAGTACTTCACGGCGTACGTGCCCTATGCCGGCCGGTGGCCGTTCCAAGTGGACATAGTCCCGAACCGGCACGTCCCCGACATCCCGGCGCTGACTTCGGTGGAGCGCGACGAGTTGGCGGTCATCGGCAAGGACTGCGTGCAGCGGCTGGACGCGCTGTTCGACGGTCCGATGCCGTACATCGGCTCGTGGTATCAGGCTCCTGTCACCGCCGGGCGTGCCGAGTCCCATCTGCGATGGCAGCTCGCGGCGCTGCGGCGTGCGCCCGGGAAGCTGAAGTACTTGGCCGGGACGGAGTCGGGGGCGGGGGCGTTCATGAACGACATCCGGCCGGAGCGTGCCGCGGCGATGTTGCGGGGCGAGGGCTAG